Within the Pirellulales bacterium genome, the region GCCAAAGAAGGCGCTGCGGCAGTCGATCGCGCCCGCTTTCACCTCTCGGACAGCAAGCATGATGAAGGGCATCAACCGCGTCAGCATTGTCGGCTGGAGCCTGTTGCTCGTGGGAATATTGCTGCTCGCTTGGCAAACGGCCAGCGGCGGCCGGCCCGATTGGCTATTTAGCGTCGCTATCACATTCCTGATCGCCGGATCGGTGCTGCGGGTTTACGGCAAGTACGGGCCGAGCCGAAGATAGCGGCATCGTGTGCCCGTGGATCGTGTGTCAGGGTGCAAGGAAATCGCGCATGTCGAAAGGCCACATTCACTCGGACCTGCCGCCCCCTTATCCGCTAGCGATGGTCATTTGCGACGCGATTTGGCGCGATCCGGCGACAGGAAAGCGATTCTTGCTCGGTAGTTTCTCGGTCCTGCACGCGACGCAATTTCCGATTTTGCACGCTTCGATGGCCGTACACGTGGCATTAACCAACGGCCATGGCCGGATGCCGATTCAGATTCGGCTGGTGGACGATGAGGAATCGCGTGATGCGCTCTGGCTTGCGGAGGGTGAGGTGGATTTTCCAGATCCTCGCGGGACGGTGGAAATCGACTTCATGCTGCCCCCTGTCGGATTTCCCGTGGCTGGTGTCTACCGCTTTCAATTCTTCGCCGGCGGCCAATTCTTGATGGAGCGGCGAATCTTCGTGGAACAGGTGGCGTCGGTCAGGTGAGACCGAGTGCTTCTCGTTTAGCGGCAATCGGGCCGAAGTGCGATCCGACGGTAGTGTTGTGTCTCCTATGGAGGTGGTGCAGTTGAGCAGTTCCCCGCAATTTTGCAGGCTGGCTCGCGAACGGAAAACCACAGAGCGACCATGCGGCGTCGCCGCGACCAAAGTAGCAGGCAGACTCCGTGTGCCGTCTGCGCTGCTCCGTGCGCAATGCGCCGCGGTGCGCCGACGGCACACGGAGTGTGCCTACTACGATAGAAACACTTTCGTCGATCCTTACAAAGAATTCATGTGTTCGTGGCATGGAGAACACCGAAAACAGCAGAAAGCATCCGAATGGGTGAGCAAAACCCATGACGGCGGCGGTAAAAAACATCGACATTTAACCCGGTTTTGTCGTCTCGGCGTTCTCGGCGACTCGGTGGTGAGAGAGACGCCGGCGAGGCGTGTTTGATATACCAGCGGGTTCGCAGATACTGCAGTGGACATCGATTATGACTGAACTTCCGCAAATGTTTCGCCTGCGACAGATGTGGCAGCGGCCGCGAGTCGACGACGTCGCCGCCGGCGCCAGAGAGCAATTGCAGCGTCTGGAGCTCGGGGCGAAAATTCGACCAGGACAAACCGTTGCCATCACGGCCGGCAGCCGCGGCATCGCTCAGATCGCGGTGATTCTGCGCAGCGTCGTCGAGCATTTGCGTAGCCTGGGGGCCGAACCGTTTCTCGTTCCCTCAATGGGGAGCCACGGAGGGGGCACCGCGGCCGGGCAACGACGCGTCATCGAATCGTACGGAATCACGGAAGCGTTTTGCCGCTGCCCGATCCGCGCCGATATGGAAACCGTGGTCGTCGGACAAGCGGAGCAAGGTTTTCCGATCCATTTCGATCGCATCGCTCGCCAAGCCGATCACGTTTTTCTCTGCGGCCGCGTCAAACCGCACACGATGCTCGCCGGCCGTTATCAAAGCGGGTTGGTGAAAATGCTCTTGATCGGCTTGGGCAAACAGAATGGCGCGCAAGTCTACCATCGAGCAATGCTCGATTTTGGCTTCGATGCTTTCGCGCCGGCCGTGGCGCGGCGATTGATGCGCGAGTGCCGGATCGTCGCGGGCCTCGCCGTGCTCGAAAATGCGTACGACGAAGTGGCTCAGCTCGTTGCCCTGCGGCCTGAAGAGATCGAAGCCCGCGAGCCGGAACTACTTCGGCAAGCGATCGCCTGGATGCCGCGGTTGCCGTTCAACGCCGCCGATGTGCTCGTGATCGACGAGATCGGGAAAAATATCAGCGGATCGGGGTTGGATACGAACGTGGTCGGACGAAAATTCAACGACCATGCCGCCGCAGCCGACGAATTGCCCAAGGTTCGGCGGATCATTGTCCGCGGGCTAACGGCCGCGACG harbors:
- a CDS encoding lactate racemase domain-containing protein, encoding MTELPQMFRLRQMWQRPRVDDVAAGAREQLQRLELGAKIRPGQTVAITAGSRGIAQIAVILRSVVEHLRSLGAEPFLVPSMGSHGGGTAAGQRRVIESYGITEAFCRCPIRADMETVVVGQAEQGFPIHFDRIARQADHVFLCGRVKPHTMLAGRYQSGLVKMLLIGLGKQNGAQVYHRAMLDFGFDAFAPAVARRLMRECRIVAGLAVLENAYDEVAQLVALRPEEIEAREPELLRQAIAWMPRLPFNAADVLVIDEIGKNISGSGLDTNVVGRKFNDHAAAADELPKVRRIIVRGLTAATQGNAVGLGIAEFCKTRIIEQMDRQATWLNALVAGHVSAAMQPLHYATDRELLATALSTLGLVAPREARVMWIKNTLDLSELACSAAYFEEASSRGDLQILGAAGEMPFDAVGDLPAAGVQGSFSE